The Rosa rugosa chromosome 3, drRosRugo1.1, whole genome shotgun sequence sequence TTGGAGGGCTCCCGTTTCTCTTGCAGCCTGTATAATTTTACAATAAAgaaatgagatcatcaaaagtCAAGTTGCGGAAAGTTAAAAATTGACAAACTCAACAGTTTATCTGCTTCGGAAAGACCACATaatgaaagaaacaaaacaagacATTATCACAAAACTTTTGGAGTCGGTAACATGTTGAACAGAGGTCTAGCATAAGAACAGCTGTGAGAAGAAAATTAAAGGATAAATTTACCATCTTAAGTTTTCGTAGTTCTAAACGAGCAACTCTTCCCCTCCAAGCACACTGTGTGGTGATTGCAGCTTTCTTTGTCCTTGTATAATGCAAACGTGCCAAAAATTTGCGACTGTGGCTCTGCAGTTACCAAAATAATTCGAAATATCTTCAGGAAAATTACATGAAACCAAAATATTTTGATATTGAAGGGCACAATTGGACTACTAAAAGAACCGTTCACAGATAGTTCAAAATTGGTATTGACATTTCAAATAAAAGGTCCACTTGCCggggaaaaaaaacaaatttcaaTGATCTATTTTGTCAATGAATTATTATACCTGGATGATAATTGCTGCTCTAGTCTGCCTTCTTAAGCGTAGCTCATTACGAGCAGTCAACCCTCGGATGCCTGTCTGAATAGATACAGCAGAGAAATACAAATCTTGGTAAGCTTTCCTAGCAAAATACATGCGCAGATGCCTTTGGATCATCAGACAGGAAGCTTCTCTCCGCAAACCCTCGTAAACATGTCGAGCAAGTTGTCCTACAATTGACACAAACCATGTGACACAACAATTATGAAAAAATCTCAAGGTCTCAGTAGAAGGAGGCACAGTAATATAGCTTTGAAACTCGAGATCATCTGTAATCTTTAGAAACCTTACCTCTGCAAGCCGACTGAATGAGTATTGCAGAAACACGAAGTTTGGCATAACTTCTTCGAGCCAAATAAGATCGAACCTTCCTTTGAATGATACTAGCAGATCGTCCTAAGACCTCGGTTCTACGAGTATCCAGTTCTGCCATCTGCCCAGCTCTAAGAAAGACCTTTGTCTTACCAATCTGAAAACATGAACAAGTTAAGATCGATTTGGaaaatttaaacacaaaatcaatGTATGGCATGTGCAATCAAGTATCAAACTTATCTTAACTAAAGGAACCAATAATGATAACAACTCCATTTAATGGAAACCTATATTCTAGCCCTTCCTGTTAGCAAAATGGCATTATGATCACTGACATGgactaataaaaatgcaaacagTGTTTTTTGGTCCATCATCGTACAACGCAATATTGATGACCAACAACTTGTTTGCAACTTGACATATCATTTATGTGTTGGAGTCATTAAAAGAAAATCATGCTTGTTGGATGCAGTGAAGTGAATGTGTGACCTGCCGACAACCAACTGGTGATCATAACTAGCAGCCAGCCTTCCTTATGCTGAAGGAGTTATGACACATATGCCATTTTCTAGGCAGAGGAAATACATTTCGGCTAGACAACTATAATAACTCCAATAATAATCAGACACATCTTCAGAAAAAAATCCTAAGCAAAAGATATACAAAGACATTAAAAAGCTACAAGATTGAACGTAATTTGCACTGAAACTATGCAGCAAAAACTAAAGTGATAGATGAAAACCGTGAGAATAAGTTTAAGGAAAATTTATCATCAAGAAATCATTACCTGATAGCCTTCTAAGGCCACCTTCTCTAAAAGTCTTTTGCAAGCATTGACCTCATCAGTACTACAACGGAAGAAGATaagtagaagaaaaagaagttagCACCTGTATTGATATGACACTATATCAATGCATAACAAAGTCCAGCCAAGAAGAAAAGCACCTTCCATCCAAAACTTCAGGTGCAAGAAGGCCAAATCGGTCTACAAATTCAGCAAACGGTTTTCTAGTAGGATATCCAGCACAACTTATCCTGATTGCCTCCATGACACCCTGAATTGAGACCATACATAAGTGCAGGAAATTTAATACAAcatgggaaaaagaaaaagaaaaaaaagtaatctGAATATGACACCCTCTTACCCCACACCGTAGTTGTTGCAAAACATTCTTGTTCTCAAAGATTGCAGGTTTAAGAACATTATTGGGTTTTACACAGCGAATATAATGTGGCTCTGTGTGACTGAGAGTTTCAAGCAATTGTTGCAATTGTAGCTGCATAAAGTACAAATGAGGTATCATAACCAACACAAGTAAAGATATAAACCAATTATATACCTTCAAAGAATATTAAAATAATCAGACCTTAAACCGAGAACCGATAGAAGAGAACTTTGACGACTTAGCTGAATCCTCAACTAAAGACAGAAACAAGCCTGAGACAAAGGAACATTTGGAAGCACATAAAAGTGCCTGATGTTCAGCAACCACATAGTCCTTGTTCTTGTCCAGAAACAATTCTGTTTGATAAGTGACCTGGAAATTATATCAAACCTTATTACTAGTTGGGTCTAACTCTTAATAAAGCATACAACAAACTAAAACCAAAAGTACTCATAACACTTGGGCAAACAAAGCATACTTACATCACCAGCATAATGGCCAATTGTGAAGTCAGTCCGTGACAATTTTGGTTTACTGAAGCGTTGATGATTCTTGAATGTCTGATATAACTTCTGGGCAAATGTTTCATGAGTCGATCTTGGAAACATACTACAAAAAAACAAGACTCAGTTATCTCACCAGCAAAAATGTCAAACTATCAATGGGTGATTGATTTCCCATGTGTTATAAAAGGTCTGAAGTACTACACTTACCAAGCTTCATCTAGAAGAGCAATTATACCACCAGGTTTCTGAAATCAGATATCAAAACATATAAATTATAACTTTATTAAATAGAGTCATCAATAAAATATACACATTTACTATTTTGCAGTATATtcactcaattttcaatttaGCGAAAAgtaatgtttttttttggcAGTAATGTCTGTTAAACAGTGACAGAAATGAAAACAGAATTACCTTGCAACACTGAAAATGGTAAACTGTTGTCAAGAAAATATCATGAAGGAAAATTTATTCAGGACTCCATGCACAATTAGAGAGTACAAACCTTTTCAATTAGATCTAGGATATCTTGATTGTCAACAAAATCAATGTAACTCCAATCAATTTCTTCTTTTGTATATTCTTCTTGCTCCATTTTAAAAACGTGCTGCCAAATAAAAAGATGCAACCAATATAGATGTACTGAAGATATTCCAAGGATACTAGAGAACATAAAAAGCCTCTTCAGTCAAACCTGATTGAAATGTTGCTGAAGCTTCTCATTCGTCAAATTGATACAAAACTGCTCAAAACTGCATCAGAAAAAAGAACCCAGAAAGCAACTCTTTAAACTGGGGTCACATTCTGTAACTCGAATGTCAATCAAACTATATTATGCATCTTAGAACTTCACATAAAGTAGGGCCAAAATCTTGCTCTCATACTGTGGTTTTCCAGTCAACCCGCATGCACCAACAAAGTAGGAAGAGTAAATGTAAACTATAATAACTTTACAATCCTCAACAAGTTTGGGTAGGAAAACATAATGTGTTCACTGGAGCTCATTGGACCAGTATAACCATGAGAAATTACTTTTTTTCTGAGTAGTGACTTTGAACAACTGATGGGAGATGATAGGGCTGCCTCAACTATTTCAGATCTAAAACACGTGCTTGTACTGGGGTGAGGGGAATGTTTAAGcacttgacaaaaaaaaaatcataaatgatAAAAACAAAAGGCATACTGTTTAAGCACCTGTTGGTCTTGAAACTCTCAAATCCGTAAATGTCCAGAACACCAATTAAAACCTTTGAGTTGGGGTCTTGCCCAATTGAATTGTTAATCTTGTCTACAAGCCTgcatgacagagagagagagagagagagagcaattaAAGAGCAAGCGAAAGAAAAGGTCCACAGAAATATAGCTTCTATCAAGctataattatataaaaactTACCAATCAAACAGCCTGGAGTACACAACTTTGGCCAGAGCATCTCTGCTGACAGCTGCGGCTTCAGGATCCAGCCACTTTGTGATTGTTTCATCACGAGTTACAATTACACGTTTGCAAAGAGAATCTTCCAGTGCCTTCACATCACACCTGAAAATAGGATTGCATTACTTAATGAAGACATGGAGAGCCAGACTTAAATTAAGAGCATTGTATTCTAATGGGTCAATGAAATAGAATATTTACATTAGAAGCTCAGCAACAGTTCTCAGGTGGAACCAAGATTTTTCATCTTTTGGCATGGACGAGTCCATTTCATTTCCCTTTGCAAATTCAATGTTTCCAAGATGCAGAACTGCTGCCACAACTCGAAATATTGCATCCTAAATGCAGTAGAAATAAAAATTAGAATTAACATTCAGGCTATTTGTGAAGGCTCCTATCACTTGAAGCTACCTCCTATAAAAGTACCTGTTCATCAGTACTTATTCCAACAATATCCATTGCCTTCCGTGTTGCCTTGTACTCTTCAGAATCATCAACCCCATCCAACTCATAGCAATCTGATTGATTTAAATAATGAAATGTTCTTGGGTGTCCCAATTTGTACCTCTGAACATCCTGCAAATAACAGAGAACAAgttgtaaagaaaaaaaatgataattaCATAGAAAAGAGTGTATCTGCTTCTAGATGGACATAATTTGATTGTAAGAGATAGTGGGAGAGAGAGTGAAAAACAATAGAATGCTATTTGACATGTAGATCAGTAGATGGCTCATATGAATAAGATATTCTAAACATATAGCTTCCATAatccatactttttttttttttaaatgttccATAATCCATACATGGTCTTAAAAGATTTAGGCAAATGCTACATTGTCCATAGGATTTGGTTGGGTAAAGAATACAGAATTCTAATATCATATCACAATTCTGACCTCCTAAAATCAATGTTGGCTGCTCTGAGGTTTTAATGTGCATGTCAtgacaaaaaaattgaaaataaaaatatgcaTGGGGTGTAATTCGTTACaagaaatgaaattttcaaTCAAGAGAGGGCATTCAAGCTCTTCTCAGTATTTGAATCCATAGTTTAGATCTTTTCTCAAGGCAGActcaattaattaagaaaaaaaaaatcgatccAAATGCCAAGGGATACAGAAACACTAGGACCAAATGTGCAACACGTAAGGTTCCTGACTATTGTAAAGGTAGTCCAGTCATATGAAGCCAAGATTCATTACCTCTGGTGGAGCAGCACAAAGCATGTAGAAACAATGATAATTTCTCTCAGGATTGGACACCTGACAAACACGTGATCTTTCGAGCAAATAAGTTCTTATAGCAGCTCCAGATATTCTCCCCCTCTGATCAAACTGAATCTCCACAAATTTACCAAAACGACTGTAGCAACCGCAAGACACAACACAAAATAAATGCATATCCCAATCAAACATGTAGTATGCAGAAATTAGGGTGTGGAAAGGGAACGTTCTAAATAAAGATCATCCCACCTGGAGTTATTGTTTCTAACAGTTTTTGCATTACCAAATGCTTCCAAAACAGGATTGGACtgaaaatcaaacaaaaccaaaataagTTCATGTCATATGGATAAAGTGATAAACTtcaaaattataaagaaaacaGTTGTCGACCAATAAACATGATAAAATCTGACAAGCTTTTTGGTTTCTCATCTAAGTTTGCCACACAAACTGAGGTTCAATCCTTCGTACCTCCAGGACTTGCTGCTCAACAGTCCTCCCTTCAGCAACAGCTCTCCCTCCCATGTAAGCAAGATACCGCATAAGCAATTTGGTGCTTTCTGTTTTACCAGCCCCACTCTCACCACTAACCAATATTGCCTGACTTACTCCGTCATTAATCATCAGTCTGTAACCAAATGAATGGAATTTTACTTCAATGTGCAAGAAGAGAGAACCAGAGACCATATAAACAAGCTACAATGAGATATGACAACATACCTATATGCAGCATCAGCAACAGCAAAGGGGTGTGGACTCAACTCACCAAAGGCTGCCCCTTTATATTGTGCCATCATATGGCTATCATAAAGATGAGGTAGTCTCATGAAAGGGTTCACAGCGATCAAAATGTTCCCTGTATAAGTCTGGAAGCACACTCATTATGTCAGACAATTACCCTTCACATAATAAAACAACTGAAAGGAACTTCACACGCCTGTGCATCACAAACATGCAGGATATACCTTATCGCTCCCTCCCCACTAGCAAAACCAGATGGAATATATACaggaaaaatatttaaatagaAGAAATTTTTTGTTTATGCATACTTACATATATTTCGTTTATATCATATCTTGATCTTAGATTATCTAGAACTCCTGGTTCATGCAAATAAGCTAACTTTGTCATATCATCCACTCCACATGGTGGAGCTTCAGGATCTTTGGGATAGGCATTGGAAGTTTTAACAACAACCTGCAATTTCACATGAAAAAAATGGGATTAGTGAGGAATGAAAAGTCGGGAGTTATATCAAGTACACAATTGCAAAGATGACTCAAAGCAAATAACTGTGCACCATATTCAGCATAGAACATAATTAATTGAAATTGGCATGCACAACATAGTAGTATAATTCATAATGCACTTACCGTCTTCCCTGAAGTGCAGAGAACCTTGATCTCTTCACCTTTAACCTCCACGATTTCACCATCTAGCCATGCTTCTTCAGAATCCTCCACCCAAACAAGAGATCCAACCACAGGACTTACAGGAGCAGCCTACCAAGCAAAGAGTTTCAACAGTTAACATATAAAATTGAATTGCTTTGTttgttgcagacttgcagttgTATTAAGTGAGTTATCATAGTTAGAAGTAAGAAGCATTCAGTGAACATTTAAAGACAACCAAGAATTAGTGCCCCTGGCAATAACAAAGCTAAAACACTCTCTGTTTTCAATACCAAGAAATTTTACAGAACTAAGCAGAAGAATCAGCATATGCACACTAGCAAATACAAAATGCCGATCCCAAATCGTAAGGAAATGTAAACAAATCCGACATCCCATCGCATTAATTAACAAAAAGCCCTTAAACCCTCAGACGGGAAAGGAGTATACAAGGTTTATATCAAGTCAATAGTAAATAAGCTAGAAAAATTGAGAATGTGGAACTTAATAAGCTAGATTTTCAGCATAGCATAAGCCGTGGACTTGAACGCTCAAAGTTCGAActcaatcaaaaattcaatgGCATAAAAAGCCACCATTCCATTAAGTTCGAATACGGGCATCCAATTCCACTTCCATCACAAACTTGGATGTGGTCATGAATCTGCAGCATTACCAATCGCATTTTCAGCCTAGGGAAGTTGAACCATTCAACCCATGAGTCAAATTTCAGCACAACCCCCCAAACAAATATCCCAAAAGTAGTAATCACATTGAGTTATAACCTCTCATTTCTAAAAACTCTAGTCCTAAGCTAGATCAAATCTCTCTTCTGCTTCATCCCAAACACAGATCAGTCCACCAACAACATAAACACCATTGGCAACCACCAAATCATCAAGAACTCACATTCACAAACACAAGTTCCATACTTTTTTATGACAGCCCAGAACTTCCaacaaatcaaaaacaaaacaaaaacacataacaaaaaAATACCATTCACGCCGAGAACTGATCGGATCAGAGACACAGCTTTGCTTCTGGATCTACTCCAACAACAACCATTCAAACCCAGCACCAAAAcccttcaaagcttcaaactttgCCCCTCCAAGGCTCCAATCTTTACTTGGTCTATTCCCCCCAAACCAATCCAAAAACCAATAAAATGGGAAAGAATAAAAAACAATGATTTGATTTGAGAGAAATGAGAAGCTTAAACCCTTCAACAGGTCCAAAATAACTTGAAGAAGAGATTAAGCCACCCCCCACAAGATGCTGTTCTTCTTTTGTTTCCTTTCCTTAGTTGCTTTGTTTTACTGCTTCTCCTCTATCCAGCCTTTGCTTGCTTGGACTTTggtcttatttttctttttctaagcCTTTATTACCCTAAATTGTTTCATATTTGGAATTTaattaacaaaaattaaacGCCTAATCCATGGCTTCGTTTCCGGAAATGCCCTCGGATCTCGAGGGTAATAACGGAATGTTTGGCAGTTGGCTCCAAAGACACCGTCTTTTGTTCGTTGTCCGAAGTCTTCTGGTCCCAGAAATTCTCGAACTTGGGAGGCGGTAAAACTAACTCCAAGACCTTCACTTTGAAGTATTTGGTTTTTGTCAACTTGTTCCTTGTTCCTTTTCTTTCCAGTTGTCAAAGGTCTTCTTCTTGTAAAGTTGTTTTTTTCTttaccactttttttttttttgaatttgattttagaaaaaataaaaattgaaagtctAATAATTGTTTTAGTCTTTACTACCCATTGGAAGCATTGTACATTTTACTATGAAACTAGCACATATTATAAACATAAAtggccccaaaaaaaaaaaaaaaacacataatatgaactttcacaaaaaaaaaataaaaaaattccaaGTTTGTTTGGCATTGGCAACATTGAAAATGCCAATTCGTTCTTTGGTACTCTTTAACTTTCACAAGTTACAAACTctttattataataataattttatgtAAAAACAAATATATGGCTACACATCATTGTTTATGAGAACTTTCAATATACATCAAAGAATTCATTATGCACTATCAAATATTCAAATGTGTTGTTCACAAATTATCCATTAATGGAAGAAGACAAAATATGCTATGTGCAAGTCATTGTTCAATACACGATATAGGTCGATATGGAGGTAAGAGTTGGTAATCATATTGTAAGGTAAAAACCCTCAATCAATCGTTAACCATGAGTAATTTGGTGTTTTCATTATTGCTTGATGGCACTATCTCAACTTAACATGGTAATTACCCTTTATATACAAGATTCTATGTCCTTAATTATCTAGAATCCCAAAAGTCTTCAATGTGACGTGCATCAGTGTAAATGCAATCCAATTTTTTTAGTGATAAATTATTGCGTCTAAAATTGTATAAACTTGACCATTGAAAAATTCACAAGGCTACCTTCGTAATAACATCCCAGCTTCCTGGGCAGTTATGGAAATACACAAATATACCTAAGCTAAACATGTCATCCAAGACTCATAAACAAAGTATATACGGGggatcattctcaaaaaaaaaaaaaaaaaaaaaagta is a genomic window containing:
- the LOC133735361 gene encoding myosin-6, which codes for MAAPVSPVVGSLVWVEDSEEAWLDGEIVEVKGEEIKVLCTSGKTVVVKTSNAYPKDPEAPPCGVDDMTKLAYLHEPGVLDNLRSRYDINEIYTYTGNILIAVNPFMRLPHLYDSHMMAQYKGAAFGELSPHPFAVADAAYRLMINDGVSQAILVSGESGAGKTESTKLLMRYLAYMGGRAVAEGRTVEQQVLESNPVLEAFGNAKTVRNNNSSRFGKFVEIQFDQRGRISGAAIRTYLLERSRVCQVSNPERNYHCFYMLCAAPPEDVQRYKLGHPRTFHYLNQSDCYELDGVDDSEEYKATRKAMDIVGISTDEQDAIFRVVAAVLHLGNIEFAKGNEMDSSMPKDEKSWFHLRTVAELLMCDVKALEDSLCKRVIVTRDETITKWLDPEAAAVSRDALAKVVYSRLFDWLVDKINNSIGQDPNSKVLIGVLDIYGFESFKTNSFEQFCINLTNEKLQQHFNQHVFKMEQEEYTKEEIDWSYIDFVDNQDILDLIEKKPGGIIALLDEACMFPRSTHETFAQKLYQTFKNHQRFSKPKLSRTDFTIGHYAGDVTYQTELFLDKNKDYVVAEHQALLCASKCSFVSGLFLSLVEDSAKSSKFSSIGSRFKLQLQQLLETLSHTEPHYIRCVKPNNVLKPAIFENKNVLQQLRCGGVMEAIRISCAGYPTRKPFAEFVDRFGLLAPEVLDGSTDEVNACKRLLEKVALEGYQIGKTKVFLRAGQMAELDTRRTEVLGRSASIIQRKVRSYLARRSYAKLRVSAILIQSACRGQLARHVYEGLRREASCLMIQRHLRMYFARKAYQDLYFSAVSIQTGIRGLTARNELRLRRQTRAAIIIQSHSRKFLARLHYTRTKKAAITTQCAWRGRVARLELRKLKMAARETGALQAAKNKLEKQVEELTWRLQLEKRMRADLEEAKTQENEKLKSALQEMQVQFKETKVTFEKEREAARRAEEKVPIIQEVPVVDHAMMDQLTNENEKLKALVNSLEKKIDETEKKYVEANKISEERLKQALDAESKILQLKTTMQRIQEKFSDIESENEALRLQSLQSTPVKKASEHPRIPPIPSTPETQRLENGHHSSEEDGANELQSATPVKKFGTEADSKLRRSIVERQHESVDALIKCVVKNIGFSQGKPVAAFTIYKCLLQWKSFEAERTSVFDRLIQMIGSEIENQDNNDHMAYWLSNTSALLFLLQRSLKAAGTTSHRKPSAPTSLFGRMTMGFRSSPSSANLPAPALDVVRQVEAKYPALLFKQQLTAYVEKIYGILRDNLKKELSSLLSLCIQAPRTAKGVLRSGKSFGKDSPASHWQSIIDSLSTFLSTLKENFVPPILVKEIYTQTFSYINVQLFNSLLLRRECCTFSNGEYVKSGLAELELWCCQAKEEYAGSSWDELKHIRQAVGFLVIHQKYRISYDEIINDLCPILSVQQLYRICTLYFDDNYNTRSVSPDVISSMRILMTEDSNNAVSNSFLLDDNSSIPFSVEDLSTSLQEKDFTDVKPADELLENPAFEFLHE